Genomic DNA from Thiohalorhabdus denitrificans:
GGCCACGGCCTGGGCCATGGTGTTGATGTGGCCGGGGGTGCCGGTGACCGCCTGGGCGAGCATGCGGCCCTGGCGGTCGAAGACGCCGGCGGAGAGGTCGCCGGCCTCGCGCACCACGTTGGAGAAGGCGGTGCGCTGCAGGCTGGCGGCCTGTTCGTTGACCAGGGCGATGAGGCGGTTCCAGGCGGTGCGGAGGGCGATCTCGGTCATGGTTGGGATCTTTGCCCTCGTTTGGGGAGGGCGGTGGTGTTTCGGATCCGGGGTTTGTTTGGGTGGTCGCGACGGGGGCCGTCGCTCCTACGGAATTCTTTCCGCATTGTGCCGCATCGGGCGGGTCGCGGGCTGGAGCCCGCTCCTACACCCGTTTGGGGCCCGTTTGGGTGGTCGCGACGGGGGCCGTCGCTCCTACTGGAATTTCCCGCATTGTGGCGCATCGGGCGGGGACGCCGCTCCTACGGTTCCCTCCGCCCGGGTTGTTACTTCGAGCCCCTTTGTTCCCCCTGATTTTTGGGGGCTTTGGGCTAGACGGTAGCGCCGTACGGGCTTGTCCGCAAGCGTGGGGGAGCGGGTCCGGAACCGTCAGTAAATGCCCACGTCCAGGTAGGAGCGGGCGATCTTGCGGATGGCGATGACGTAGGCGGCGGTGCGGTAGTCGTGGACGGTGTTGTCCTCCTCCAGGACCTCGCGGATCTCCTGGAAGGCCAAGCGCATGGTGTCGTCGAGGCCGGAGCGGATCAGGTCGATCTCGTGGGGGGCGCGGGTGAGGCCTTCCTTGGCGTGCGCGGGCATGTGGATGCCGGCGTGGTCCTCCAGCAGGGTGGCCATCTGCATGCCGCGCAGCTGGTCGTGGCGCCGCTGCATGAGGCCGAAGCGGATGTGGGAGAGGTTGCGGATCCACTCGAAGTAGGAAACGGTGACGCCGCCGGCGTTCACCAGGCTGTCGGGCAGGATCACCACGCCCCGCCGGTGCAGGATCTCGTCGGCGGCGAAGGTGACCGGCCCGTTGGCCGCCTCCACCACCAGGCCGGCGCGGATGCGCCCGGCGTTGCCGGAGTGGATTTGGCCTTCCAGGGCGGCGGGAATGAGGATGTCGCAGTCCATCTCCAGCGCTTGGGCGCCCTCCTCGCTGAACTCCGCCTTGGGGAAGCCGCGCAGGCCGCGGTGGCGCTCCAGGTAGCGGCGCACCTCCTCCACGGGCAGGCCGTCCTCGTCCACCACCACGCCGTCGCGCTCAATGACGGCGACGACGCGCGCGCCGTCCTCCTCGGCGAGGAACCGGGCCAGGTGGTAGCCCACGTTGCCCAGGCCCTGCACCACGATGCGCTTGCCGCGCAGGTCGCCCTCCAGGCCGGCCTCCCCCACCGCCTCCGGGTGGCGGAAGAATTCCCGCAGCACGTACTGCACGCCGCGCCCGGTGGCCTCCACCCGGCCGCGGATGCCGCCCTGGTCCACGGGCTTGCCGGTGACCGCCGCCAGGTAGTTGATGTCCTCGGGGTAGAGGTGCTTGTAGGTGTCGGCGATCCAGGCCATCTCCCGCTGGCCGGTGCCCATGTCCGGCGCCGGCACGTTGGTGGCCGGGCTCAGCACCCCCTTGCGCACCAGCTCCAGGGTGAAGCGGCGGGTGATGAGCATGAGCTCCTTGCGCGTGTACTCCCGGGGGTCGATGAGCAGGCCGCCCTTGGCGCCGCCGAAGGGGATGTCCACGGTGGCGCACTTGTAGCTCATCAAGGCCGCGAGGGCCTCCACCTCGTCCTGGCAGACCTCGGGGGCGAAGCGCAGCCCGCCCTTGGCGGGCAGGCGGTGGGTGCTGTGGGTGGCGCGCCAGCCGGTGAACACCCGCACCTCCCCCTGCAGCTCCACGGGGAAGGTGACCTGGATCACCGAGTTGCAGGGCTTGATGGCGGCGGCCACGCCGGAATCCAGGCCGATGGCCTCCACGGCCCGGTCCACCATGCGCTCCACGTTCTCCCGGAAGGAGGTTCGCGGCTCGACGGCCTCCGCTTCGGCCATGGGCGGGCTCCGTTGTGGGGAAGGAAACACCCGGGGCGTACCGCCGCCCCGTACCCCCATCCTTAGCCGGACCGCAGGCGCCGGGCAATCGGCAAGGGCCCTGTCGGGAGATGCGGGGAAGCTCTTTTGCGGGGCTGGGGGTTCGCTGTGGGGGTGCTGTGGGAGCGGTCCGTGACCGCGACAACCAAAGGGGGCCACCAGGGTCGCGGTCATGGACCGCTCCCACAACTGCCTTTTCCCCCTCAGTCCCTTTTGTCCAGGCCAGGCGCCGACCGCTTCCTAGTAGGGCACGGCGATGGGCTCGTAGGGGGCGCGGTCCGGGGGGCCGGCGGCGAACAGGAAGTGGACGCCGCCGCCGTAGCCGGGGTAGCGCGGCACGGCCACCAGGTGGCTGCAGATGGTGCCGAAGCCGTTCTCCTCCAGGTTCATGGCGGCGTCGGGGTAGCCGCGGGGGTAGCCGCGGTCGGCGAGCACCGTGCGCCAGGTGTCCCAGTTCTCCTCCTGGGGCTGGGGGACCTCGGCCTCGCGGAAGCGCGGCAGGTTGAAGTTGATGCGGTGGTCGGTGGGGTCGTCGAGGTCGCCGCTGGTGAGCATGTGCAGGCCCTCGGGCACCTCCCGGACCTCAATGTCGCTGCCCTGCTCGTCGCGGTGGGCGACCCAGTAGGCGGCGGTGGGGCCACCCACGAACAGGTTGAAGGCGCGGTAGGCGCGCGGCTCCAGCTCCGCCAGGGCCTCGGCGGCGCGCTCCGCCTCGGCGTGCTCCAGGGCCTCCAGCACCAGCTCGCCCCGGCTGCGCCGCCCCTCCTGCGGGCCCAGGGTGCCGCGCCGGTTGGCCACCGCCGCCACCAAGCCGTAGCGGTTCACGGCGAACCAGCTGCCGTGGCCGTGCTCGTCCAGGCCGCCCACCACCTCGGGCCGCTCCGGCCAGTGGACCCCCGGCCGCTCCCAGGAGCGGCCGCGCATCTCGTCCCGGTTGGCCCCCACCAGCAGGGGCCAGTCGTGGTCGGGGCGGCGGAGGACGACGAGGGTGCACATGGGAGCTCTCGGTGGGGGTTGCGGTGTTTGGTACGTCCGCTCCTGGCCCATGGATGCGGCATCGGAGCCAGGTGTTCAAGGGTGGAGAATCCCTAGCGGGGTCGCGGCGGGGACGCCGCTCCTACCCCGCAATTGCCCGTAGGAGCGACGGCCCCCGTCGCGACCACCCTGCGGGGAGGTGCGGAGGGGCCTCATTCGATCCGGTAGGGCCGCCGGTACTCTCCGTGCAGCTTCATGCGCCCGTTGGCAGCGAACCACCGGATCAGCTCGTCGGTGGCCTCCAGGATGTCGCGGTCGCCGTAGATGCGCGGCAGCTCGCCGCCCCAGGCCTCCTCCTCGTCGGGGTACTTCACGGCCAGGTGCACCAGGGAGGAGAAGAAGCGGCGCAGGTTCACCAGCAGGTCGAAGGGCGACTGGTCCCGGGACAGGTCCAGGGCCTCCAGGTTCTCGAAGGTGACCCGGAACGGGGTCTGGATCTCCGTGGGCACGTAGAGCGCGTCGTTCCAGAGCTGGGCGGTGTCGATGGCGTCGCCGGTGTCGTGGACGTACTCGGCGTAGGAGCGCGGGCCGCCCACGTGGACGTGCATGAGGCCGTCCAGGGCGTCGCCGAAGCAGGTGCGCAGCCACTCGGTGACCCGTTGGGCGTAGTCGCCCCCGGGGCGCTCCACCAGGTCGAAGGGGTAGACCGCCTCGGCGTTGGCGGGGTGGGCCTTCACGCCCAGGAAGGTGAGCATCTCCTCCACCGTGCCGGCGCCGCCGGGGTGGATGCGGCCGCGGTGGGAGGCGCGGATGAAGGCCTCCATGCGCTTCTCCACGTCCGGGAAGATCACCAGCTCGGAGATGATGCCGTTGGGGGCCTCGGCGGCGATAATGCCGCGCTCGGAGAAGCCGATGTAGTCGCGGTGGATGCCGCGCTTGTGGTAGTCCTGCTTGCCGTAGGCCACCAGGGAGCCCTTGAAGGGCGCCTTCATCACCCCGGGCCCGCAGCCGGTGATGAACTCGGTGCCGTTGCCGAGGGCGTCCCAGTAGCCGGTCTCCTTGGCGAAGTCGTACTCGTCGCGGCTCACGGCGTGGCCGCCCCAGACGAAGGTGCGCGGCCGCGGCGCCTGGTCCAGCAGCGGGGTGCGCGCCACGAAGCTGCGCACGTAGCGGGAAGTCGCGGCGGAGGGGTCGGTGGCCTCGGGGAAGGCCGGCTCCATGACGAAGTCGCGCACGGCCTGGCAGATCTGGCGCTTCTGCCGCGCGGGCAGGTCGCCGTTCAGCAGCGATCCCGGGGGCATCCCGGTGCAGCGCAGGACCAGCCCGCGGTCGGTGCGCCGCACGGTGATCTCCATGGCGGAGAACTTCTCGCGCAGCTCCCGCTTGTCGTCGTTGTCTTCCTTGTGGATGTCGATGAGGGCGGCCACGGTCTCGCGGAAGCCGTTGCGCTCGGTCTGGATCCGCTCGGCGATGCGGTCGGCCACCGGGCCGTGGAAGGTGTCGATGCCCAGGATCTCGGGGCGGATGTCCACCTCGAGCGTTTCCGTATAGGGGGGCGGATTCAAAGTCATGGCGCCTCGCTATGGTTGCAAAGCCGCCCCGGCGTGCGGAGGCCGGACTTCCCACCATAGCAGCTTGTCGCCCGCCGCCGATCCCCCCGAGCCGGGAGGCCGGCGGGCGCTGGCGTGACCGCGGACGGGGAAGATCAGGAAAGCGTGAGCCGCAGGCTGCCGTCGCCGAGCAGGTCCACCTGGCTGTCCGGTGGCACCACCAGGGTGGAGGCGGCGTCGACGATGAGGGCCGGGCCCTCCAGGTGGGGCGGCAGGTCGGCGCGGCGGTAGCGGGGGGTGTCCACCCAGTCGCCGTCGAACACGGCGGGTGCCTCGGCGTAGGGCGCGCCGCCGCCCGGGGCCACCCGCGGCCAGCCGACCTCCGGCGCCGGCCCGGTGGCGCGGACGCGCCAGGACACCGCCTCCACCGGGTTGCCGGGGGCGGTGCGGCCGAACAGCTCCGCGTAGGCGGTTTCGAAGCGCGCCCGCACGTCGTCGGCGTCCAGCTTGCCCTCCGCCAGGGCCACGGGGACCTCCGTGCCCTGCCCCGCGTAGCGCAGGGTGGCCCAGCGCTCCACCGCCACCTCGCGCGCCCCGGCGTGGCTAAGGCGCTCCAGGCAGTCGTCCTCCAGCTCCTTGAGAAGCCGGTCCACGGCGTCCAGGTCCAGCTCCCCCAGCACCCCCGGCCAGGAGCGGGTGCGCTCGAAGGCCGGGGCCTGGGCCAGGCAGCCGTGGGCCGAGGCCACCCCCGCGCCCACCGGCAGCAGCACCGAGCGCACCCCCAGCCGCCGCGCCACCGAGGCCGCGTGCACCGGCCCGGCGCCGCCGAAGGCCACCATGCTGTACTCCGCCGGCTCCAGGCCCTTCTCCACGGCGTGGATGCGGGTGGCCTCCACCATGTCCTCGTCGATGGCCTGGCGCACCGCCCAGGCCACCTCCACCGGATCGTCGCCCAGGGTGGCCAGGGCCCGGCGGGCGCCCTCCACGTCCAGGGCCATGGACCCGGCGGCGAAGGCCTCGGGATCCAGATAGCCCAGCAGCAGGTCGGCGTCGGTGACGGTGGGCTCGGTGCCGCCGCGGCCGTAGCACACCGGGCCGGGATCGGCCCCGGCGCTGTCGGGGCCCGCGTGGATCAGGCCCAGGGAGTCGCGGCGGGCGATGGAGCCGCCGCCGGCGCCGATCTCGATGAGGTCCACCACCGGCACCAGCAGCGGCAGGCCGGAGCCGGCCTTGTGCCGGTGGACGCGGGCGGCCTCGAACCGGGGCTCGATGAGCGGCCGGCCGCCCTTGATGTAGCAGGCCTTGGCGGTGGTGCCGCCGATGTCGAAGGACAGGATCCGGTCCTCGCCCGGCATGGAGCGGGCCGCCTCCGTGGCGCCGGCGGCCGGGCCCGACTCCAGGATGCGGATGGGGAAGTGGGCGGCGTCCTCGGGGGTGGTGATGCCCTCGTGGGACAGGGCGATGTACAGCGGCGCCCGCAGGCCCTCGGCGGCCAGGGCGTCGCGCATGCGCTCCAGGTAGCGGCGGGCGATGGGCAGCACGTAGGCGTTGGCCATGGCCGTGGTCATGCGGGGGTGCTCGCGGATCTCCGGGGCCGCCTCCGAGGACAGGGAGACGTCCACGCCGTCCGGCAGGGCGTCGCGCACCGCCCGCTCCTGGGCGCCGCTGGCGTAGGCGTGCAGCAGGCACACCGCCACCGCCTCCACCCCGGAGAGGTCGAGGTTGCGCACCGCCTCGGGGTCCACGGCCTCCAGCTCGGTGCCGTCGGCCTTGAGCCGCCCGGGCACCTCGAAGCGCCGCTCGGGCGGCACCAGCGGCTCGGGCTTGCGCAGGGCCAGGTCGTAGAGGTCGTAGCGGCCCTCGTCGCCGATGTCGGGGAGGTCCTTGAATCCGGCGTTGGTGATCAAGGCGGTGGGGACGCCCTTGCGCTCGATGAGGGCGTTGGTGATGAGGGTGGTGGCGTGGACCACCGCCTCGGCGGCGCCGAAGTCCACGCCCTCCGCCGCCAGGCCGCGAATCCCTTCCAGCACCCCCTGGATGGGGTCGTCGGGGGTGGTGAGGACCTTGCGGTCCACGCGCCGGTGGCTGCCCGGCTCCACCGCCACCACGTCCGTGAAGGTCCCGCCGATGTCCACGCCGATGCGCCAGGCCATGTTCCCTCCCGTTCCCTGCTGGCCGTGTCCCGCGCCCGAGCCCGGCAAGGGTAGCGCCCCCCGCGCTCTGGGGGGAAGCCCCGCGTCCCCTAGGTAGCCGCAGC
This window encodes:
- a CDS encoding Glu/Leu/Phe/Val family dehydrogenase is translated as MAEAEAVEPRTSFRENVERMVDRAVEAIGLDSGVAAAIKPCNSVIQVTFPVELQGEVRVFTGWRATHSTHRLPAKGGLRFAPEVCQDEVEALAALMSYKCATVDIPFGGAKGGLLIDPREYTRKELMLITRRFTLELVRKGVLSPATNVPAPDMGTGQREMAWIADTYKHLYPEDINYLAAVTGKPVDQGGIRGRVEATGRGVQYVLREFFRHPEAVGEAGLEGDLRGKRIVVQGLGNVGYHLARFLAEEDGARVVAVIERDGVVVDEDGLPVEEVRRYLERHRGLRGFPKAEFSEEGAQALEMDCDILIPAALEGQIHSGNAGRIRAGLVVEAANGPVTFAADEILHRRGVVILPDSLVNAGGVTVSYFEWIRNLSHIRFGLMQRRHDQLRGMQMATLLEDHAGIHMPAHAKEGLTRAPHEIDLIRSGLDDTMRLAFQEIREVLEEDNTVHDYRTAAYVIAIRKIARSYLDVGIY
- a CDS encoding NRDE family protein, giving the protein MCTLVVLRRPDHDWPLLVGANRDEMRGRSWERPGVHWPERPEVVGGLDEHGHGSWFAVNRYGLVAAVANRRGTLGPQEGRRSRGELVLEALEHAEAERAAEALAELEPRAYRAFNLFVGGPTAAYWVAHRDEQGSDIEVREVPEGLHMLTSGDLDDPTDHRINFNLPRFREAEVPQPQEENWDTWRTVLADRGYPRGYPDAAMNLEENGFGTICSHLVAVPRYPGYGGGVHFLFAAGPPDRAPYEPIAVPY
- a CDS encoding pyrimidine/purine nucleotide monophosphate nucleosidase domain-containing protein, whose protein sequence is MTLNPPPYTETLEVDIRPEILGIDTFHGPVADRIAERIQTERNGFRETVAALIDIHKEDNDDKRELREKFSAMEITVRRTDRGLVLRCTGMPPGSLLNGDLPARQKRQICQAVRDFVMEPAFPEATDPSAATSRYVRSFVARTPLLDQAPRPRTFVWGGHAVSRDEYDFAKETGYWDALGNGTEFITGCGPGVMKAPFKGSLVAYGKQDYHKRGIHRDYIGFSERGIIAAEAPNGIISELVIFPDVEKRMEAFIRASHRGRIHPGGAGTVEEMLTFLGVKAHPANAEAVYPFDLVERPGGDYAQRVTEWLRTCFGDALDGLMHVHVGGPRSYAEYVHDTGDAIDTAQLWNDALYVPTEIQTPFRVTFENLEALDLSRDQSPFDLLVNLRRFFSSLVHLAVKYPDEEEAWGGELPRIYGDRDILEATDELIRWFAANGRMKLHGEYRRPYRIE
- a CDS encoding hydantoinase/oxoprolinase family protein codes for the protein MAWRIGVDIGGTFTDVVAVEPGSHRRVDRKVLTTPDDPIQGVLEGIRGLAAEGVDFGAAEAVVHATTLITNALIERKGVPTALITNAGFKDLPDIGDEGRYDLYDLALRKPEPLVPPERRFEVPGRLKADGTELEAVDPEAVRNLDLSGVEAVAVCLLHAYASGAQERAVRDALPDGVDVSLSSEAAPEIREHPRMTTAMANAYVLPIARRYLERMRDALAAEGLRAPLYIALSHEGITTPEDAAHFPIRILESGPAAGATEAARSMPGEDRILSFDIGGTTAKACYIKGGRPLIEPRFEAARVHRHKAGSGLPLLVPVVDLIEIGAGGGSIARRDSLGLIHAGPDSAGADPGPVCYGRGGTEPTVTDADLLLGYLDPEAFAAGSMALDVEGARRALATLGDDPVEVAWAVRQAIDEDMVEATRIHAVEKGLEPAEYSMVAFGGAGPVHAASVARRLGVRSVLLPVGAGVASAHGCLAQAPAFERTRSWPGVLGELDLDAVDRLLKELEDDCLERLSHAGAREVAVERWATLRYAGQGTEVPVALAEGKLDADDVRARFETAYAELFGRTAPGNPVEAVSWRVRATGPAPEVGWPRVAPGGGAPYAEAPAVFDGDWVDTPRYRRADLPPHLEGPALIVDAASTLVVPPDSQVDLLGDGSLRLTLS